The genomic region CATGCACAGCTCATATTCTAACAATATCCACATTCAACTTCATGATTATTGATTTGTATAAGATTTAGCTTGCACtgtttttcttggttttcaaatttctttgtGCTACTTGCGAGAAGCACAGCTTCTCCTTGGGGTACTTTCTGGTAtttcacttttattttattattatttgttcttttaatttttttcatttccaatttctgatttctttttctttttctgctgGGAGTGTCATAGAGATTATATCGGTTTTTGTCTTTCTGCTtctaagctttttttttttttttttttgttctactGGCACAAGTTTCAGCTTCTCTTTTAGGGGCCTTCAGGTATGTCATTTTTACcttcttcttattttatttggttgattAAAGACTATTATATgttaaaaaacaataattttaagcTTCTGGGGATAAGTTTTAATGCCTAGAGTACATGGTAATATTGAAAACAAGAACTAAGATTTTTGGTTCATTGCGGTTTCTTTTCGTTCTTTTGTACTGGAAAAGTTCTtcaaaaaacaacaaaaggaACATAATTTCCTCAATTCAAGAtttctttatcattttttgtatttgttcATTCTTTCACAAAACCTTTGCTGCtattatatgttattgaatgtcgtaatttttctttctccacaAAACCTTTGCTGCTTTCCTGATGAGCGCGTGGTCTCTCAAATCAACTGTTGGTCTCAAGAACCTCGTCAAGGAAACGGTATCAAACAAGGAATGGAAGACAGTTTTACAGTCCTATATTCCTCTATTTTTCATTCCAACATTTTGAAcatgatttttcctttcctttcattGATTGATTCATTATGCTATGAACATTCAAACAGCCTACACATATACGTCCGCATCATGTTTCCAACAATACCTACATAATTTCCTACGCCTTGTCTATAGATATCCTTCTCTATCATGTTTCCATCTATACCTACAAAATAACAGTTTCTCCCAACGCAGAGCAAGGGCAGCACACTACTATTGTTTTACGGTTGCCTTTGGTTTGATAATATGATTGGAATTCTCTGAGTTATTAGTGGTTTGGGTCTCAACAACTGTATCCTGCAGCTCTTGGCAGTGAAAGGAAAATCTTGGGTGGTAGGGGAGGCCAGCTGACAAGCCTTGGGCCCTTGGCCTTGCTGCGAGCTAAAATACGGCAGGAATTTTAGTTATGGGACAACCTAGATACTATTTATTCAAGACAGAATGAATAGAACCTCCCTTattcattctctctcttcaTTCCAAGGTCAGAAAGTACAACAGATACACACTATTATGGTTTAGCTCTGACGCTGTTAAAAGAGCTATGACACCTAAAGCATACGTTACAAGCAAAACTGGGTACAGGGAGAAAAGGATAACGAATAGAAACTGCTCATGGCTTACTGCAAGCTTTGTAAAAGCATCTATGCAATCCACCACAGGCCAGGAGAAATGTATACGATACAAGTACAATTCCACCGCAGCTAACACAATAGCTTGCGGTAACTTGAGGACTTCATGCCGTATTGTTGCATAAAAATGATATCTTTTGAATGCCGACTAGCATGTACGTAATTTTCCACAAACAAACTCCAATTGCTGAAATGTCCTTTCGAAGTCCAGCAGTTAAACTTCATGACTTGGCTCCTCTCCTCTTCTCGTTTTTAATACGTCTGACAAACAAAACTAGTCCCTGCAAACCAAGTGACAGAAGTTAGCCTTCAGCCATGAGCAGATTTTCCATGCATTTATCAACTTCTAAAGAGAATATTAAAGACAATTATCTAACAACTATGTAAACAATTACAACTAGTAATAAAAGACTTCAAAAACTAGTTTTACTGCAAGTTTGTTCCAGTGTCACGTCTCCTGGTTGCATCAGTACACATCTGGCACTAACAAAGTGGCTGACTCATTGCCTTAACAACAGTTACATCTTTCTGTCATTTCTGAGGCATTGCCTTAATGGTAGCCACATTTTTCCTATGGAAATGAAGGTCCTGGGTTTGAAAATCTTCCCCCACCCCCCAGCTGCCCAACTTAACTATCAAGAAACAAAGGCTATTTGCTTCTTTTTCAAACATAAGGTCAAAACGTTTTTGACAatcaaatcataaaataagaaaagcaaAACCTCGTCTTGAAACAAAATTCCAATTCCAATGTACAAACCAGACTCAGCAAACTTTCCTGAGCACTGCATTTATGCAACATAAAACTCAAGAAAACTAccaaatatatttgaaaaaaaaaaaaagccaaagcAGCAATTATAGGCCAGCTTATTTGAAGAGGAATAGTTAGCAGCTCATCCATAAAATAAAAGCCTACCTAAAGCACCAAAACCAACAAGCAAAATTCAAATGGTACATGGAAATTGgtaaagaaattaataaaattcctTAATATTAGAAACATCAGTAGAAAGCACTATTAAACTATTCAAGCTTACACACAAATACCATTGAATTAAAGATAGGTGGTGTTGAATTAAAAGCTTCATTAAACACAAGCAGCATCCCAACAGAGATGAGCTAAGCCAGAAACTTGATTACATAAGCATGCCAAGCTATCTCTGCGACCCCTTTAGTTGCCccaattctttctttaatgGAAAAATAGCATAGTTgtaaaatagttaaaaaaaaaaaaaaaaccccatcAAGGGAGAACATGGTGCAGAGAACCTAATAGAAAGGTAAAGAGATGTACAGAAGACAAACACTAAATGAACTAACTACTTTACACACTTTCCACATTTGGAAAACTCAttgacaaaagaaagaaaagaaagggggAGAATAAAGGTGAACAAAGTGATGCCCATAAACATCAAGATGGTAAAATTTTGAACCTAGATCATGGAATTGGTGATGGCTGTAATTTTCCACAAAGATTCCATCAATGGGAATTTGAACtggaagaagaacaaggaTGATTGGTCTTTGATTTTCGGTGGAAACTTTGAATTTATATTCATGTTACGGTTGTAGGAATGCTTGTTTAAACATGTGATAATTAATGAGTAATGATCTTCATGCTCAAAAAACAGAAGGTCAATGCAGAGAGATATGGGTTAAATTACACATTCATGTGCAATTACTTGGTGGATTTTGAATAAAGCTTAAAAAAAGAGGATTTCTGACTAGCAATAATCAACCAAATTTTGCACCATTTGAACATATTCATCACGGGACATAGCATAAAGCCATTTGTGATAGGATTAGCAAtagcaaaacataaatatataaaaattaaagcaacgAAAAATTATACACCTAAAACAATCATCAGACAAGAGGTTACTCACCAGTACTTAATCAAGCCATCCCAGCCACAAGTTGCAACTTTACTTTGCTCCAATGGATGCCACTCGCACCCAATGCAAACACCTTCATGACACTTTAAAGTTCTAAATACCTTGCAGCTTTTCCAGTCCCAAAACCAGCACTTACCCTCTCCATCTCCAGACATAACAAACCGTCCATctggtgaaaaatttacttgGCAAGCATAGCCAGCCACAATGTGCCCAGCAaacctttttttcttgttaagCTGAAATCTTGCCCTAGTGCTGTAAATAAGAATTTGATTATCCAAACTCTGAGCTGCAAGCCAATTTGTGTTGGGGTGAAGTGAAATTGATGGCATAGAGTGCATGTGAGGTTCGCTAATATACTTTATGACAACAGGAATTCCAAATTCCCATACTCGAAGTGACTTGTCATCACTTGAAGTAACAAATCTCCTATTGTTATCGACAAATGTAATCGTATTCACTGCCCCTAAATGCTGATCATACTCTTGGGTAATTTGCCCAGTGTTAATATCCCACTGCACAATCTTCTTATCACTCATACCCGCTAACAGAATATTCTGCTTATCTTCATCCGGGTTAAGCTTAACCACATAAGGAATCTTCCCAGTTGAGAAAGTTGAAATAACCTGCCCAGTTTCAGTATCCCAATACTTGATGTTCTTATCATATCCAGCAGTCAAAAATTTAGTGCCATCATTACAAAATGAAATATCTCTTACTGCCTTTGAATGACCCATGTATGTCCTCATACACTTGCCTGAATTAAACACATCCCAGATCTTCACTTTAGTATCCATCCCTGCAGAGAGAATCAAATGCCCATATTTGGGGAAGAAGCGAATAGCTGAAACTCCCTTTGTGTGCCCACTCCAAGTGTGTACTAATCTCTTTGGTATATAACAATGATCATTTGTTGCTTTTGCATCTTTAGGAGGTGCAATCCAAGACCTGCCTTGGTAGTCTCTCTCCTCTTTTCCATGAAAAGTAGTCTTATCCACCACATGCTCCCCTTTCTCACCTGGATggcctttctcttctttcttctttgcataCTCCTCTGCATACTTCTTCTGCTCCTCAGTCAACTCTGTTTGCACCCCCTCTTTTTTACCTGCCCAAGGACTCGTTTTATTCTTCATCAACCACACATCACTAGCTGGATTCTCAATCTCTGTTGGATCAACCTCACCCTCACCACCCACAACCTCATCCTCCTCCACTTCCATTTCCTTccttttctcaatttttcgCTTCTTTTGCTCATGTTGAGGGATGTTATAGACTGAAATGG from Theobroma cacao cultivar B97-61/B2 chromosome 9, Criollo_cocoa_genome_V2, whole genome shotgun sequence harbors:
- the LOC18589414 gene encoding pre-mRNA-processing factor 17, coding for MNQAFRKSSMDLLQTYADNSDSDDQNRQPSTSSPDSSPPRLIPSKSAAPKVDDTMLALTAAKTHQAHSKPIDPTQHVVAFNPTYDQLWAPIYGPAHPYAKDGIAQGMRNHKLGFVEDASIESFVFDEQYNTFHKYGYAADPSGNNYIGDLDALQKNDAISVYNIPQHEQKKRKIEKRKEMEVEEDEVVGGEGEVDPTEIENPASDVWLMKNKTSPWAGKKEGVQTELTEEQKKYAEEYAKKKEEKGHPGEKGEHVVDKTTFHGKEERDYQGRSWIAPPKDAKATNDHCYIPKRLVHTWSGHTKGVSAIRFFPKYGHLILSAGMDTKVKIWDVFNSGKCMRTYMGHSKAVRDISFCNDGTKFLTAGYDKNIKYWDTETGQVISTFSTGKIPYVVKLNPDEDKQNILLAGMSDKKIVQWDINTGQITQEYDQHLGAVNTITFVDNNRRFVTSSDDKSLRVWEFGIPVVIKYISEPHMHSMPSISLHPNTNWLAAQSLDNQILIYSTRARFQLNKKKRFAGHIVAGYACQVNFSPDGRFVMSGDGEGKCWFWDWKSCKVFRTLKCHEGVCIGCEWHPLEQSKVATCGWDGLIKYW